One Setaria italica strain Yugu1 chromosome II, Setaria_italica_v2.0, whole genome shotgun sequence DNA segment encodes these proteins:
- the LOC101762117 gene encoding chaperone protein dnaJ 11, chloroplastic: protein MALYLRLATCLTVGGPRRHGGAGARTTTTAYVAAAVSARAAAARSPYEVLRVGEAAPAAEVRAAYRAMAKRAHPDAGGGGNGEAFLELRRAYETLSDPAARARYDASVVAGRLRLARERTGGRSGPAPAARRTWETDQCW, encoded by the coding sequence ATGGCGCTGTATCTGCGGCTCGCGACCTGCCTAACCGTCGGAGGGCCACGACGGCACGGTGGTGCCGGCGCAAGAACGACCACCACGGCgtacgtggcggcggcggtctccgcgcgtgctgccgccgctcggAGCCCCTACGAGGTGCTGCgggtgggcgaggcggcgccggcggccgaggtCAGGGCGGCGTACCGTGCGATGGCGAAGCGCGCGCACCCggacgcgggcggcggggggAACGGGGAGGCGTTCCTGGAGCTCCGGCGGGCGTACGAGACGCTGTCGGaccccgcggcgcgcgcgcggtaCGACGCGTCCGTCGTGGCTGGCCGGCTGCGGCTGGCGCGCGAGCGCACGGGCGGCCGGTCTGGCCCGGCGCCGGCTGCCAGGCGAACGTGGGAGACCGATCAGTGCTGGtag
- the LOC101777514 gene encoding uncharacterized protein LOC101777514, giving the protein MDRRPERKAKRAREEDADAAPDFPFEEAAAAALGADDDAGEASRRPPGVFRFPWQKCRGGLGVSPGAGAGGAGWELRDVFFRSLVDGGAAAIGVPGDRLVSPPRSKRALLDGVDAWLAAAADGEVDPVWRSALMSRRGPASSAA; this is encoded by the coding sequence ATGGATCGGCGGCCGGAGCGCAAGGCGAAGCgcgcgcgggaggaggatgccgatgcCGCGCCGGACTTCCCgttcgaggaggcggcggccgcggcgttgggggcggacgacgacgccggggAGGCGTCGCGGCGGCCCCCCGGGGTGTTCCGGTTCCCGTGGCAGAAGTGCCGCGGTGGGCTTGGCGTgtcccccggcgccggcgccggcggcgcggggtgggAGCTGCGGGACGTCTTCTTCCGCTCCCTCGTCGACGGAGGCGCCGCGGCCATCGGCGTGCCGGGGGACCGCCTGGTGTCACCGCCGCGCAGCAAGCGCGCGCTCCTCGACGGCGTCGACGCGtggctcgccgcggccgccgacggcgaggtggACCCGGTCTGGCGGTCCGCGCTCATGTCCCGCCGCGGGCCGGCCTCGTCGGCCGCGTGA
- the LOC101762528 gene encoding pentatricopeptide repeat-containing protein At3g24000, mitochondrial: MRKHHTLLFRNLLPRRTSKSYTSATHLATPAAAIPAPSGLSALDLLDAGELAPTPRLYHSLITACAQSKNLADARAIHAHLSRSLFAVDAFLLNSLIHLYCKCGAVSDARGVFDGMPSRDTVSWTSLAAGYAQNDMPAEAICLLPDMLKARSKPNGFTFASLLKAAGACGDRGVGEQIHALALKYNWDEDVYVGSALLDMYARCEQMDMAVAVFDRLDSKNAVSWNALISGFARKGEGETTLMTFAGMQRNGFEATHFTYSSVFSALAGIGALEQGKWVHAHMIKSGEKLTAFVGNTMLNMYAKSGSMIDARKVFDRVDQKDLVTWNTMLTAYAQYGLGKQAVAHFEEMRKCGIQLNQVTFLSILTACSHGGLVKEGKHYFDMMKDYNVEPEIDHYVSFVDLLGRAGLLNEALVYVFKMPMKPTAAVWGALLGACRMHKNAKIGQFAADHVFELDPDDTGSPVLLYNIYASTGKWDDAARVRKMMKATGVKKEPACSWVEIENSVHMFVADDDTHPNAAEIYRMWEEINMRIRKAGYAPNPDHVLLHINEQERETKLQYHSEKIALAFALINMPAGAMIRIMKNIRICGDCHSAFKYVSKVFEREIIVRDTNRFHHFSNGSCSCGDYW; the protein is encoded by the coding sequence ATGAGAAAGCACCACACGCTTCTCTTCCGCAACCTTCTCCCCCGCCGAACCAGCAAATCCTACACCTCCGCCACCCACCTCgccactcccgccgccgccatcccggcACCATCGGGCCTCAGCGCCCTCGACCTCCTGGACGCGGGCGAGCTCGCCCCGACCCCGCGCCTGTACCACTCCCTCATCACCGCGTGCGCACAGTCCAAGAACCTCGCCGATGCTCGTGCCATCCACGCGCACCTGTCCCGCTCCCTCTTCGCGGTCGACGCCTTCCTCCTCAACTCCCTCATCCACCTGTACTGCAAGTGCGGCGCCGTCTCGGACGCGCGCGGCGTGTTCGACGGAATGCCGAGCCGGGACACGGTGTCCTGGACCTCGCTTGCTGCCGGGTACGCGCAGAACGACATGCCGGCGGAGGCCATTTGTCTGCTCCCCGACATGCTCAAGGCGCGGTCCAAGCCCAACGGGTTCACGTTCGCCAGCCTCCTCAAGGCGGCCGGTGCTTGCGGGGATCGTGGGGTTGGAGAACAGATACACGCGCTTGCTCTGAAGTACAACTGGGATGAGGATGTCTATGTGGGGAGCGCACTTCTGGACATGTATGCGCGGTGTGAGCAGATGGACATGGCAGTTGCAGTGTTTGACCGGCTGGACTCGAAGAACGCGGTGTCTTGGAACGCACTGATTTCTGGGTTTGCGAGGAAGGGTGAAGGAGAGACCACATTGATGACGTttgcagggatgcagaggaacGGGTTTGAGGCGACACATTTTACGTACTCGAGCGTGTTCTCTGCCCTTGCTGGTATAGGTGCACTTGAGCAGGGGAAGTGGGTGCATGCACATATGATTAAGTCTGGAGAAAAGCTTACTGCATTTGTGGGAAACACAATGCTTAACATGTATGCAAAGTCTGGGAGCATGATTGATGCAAGAAAGGTGTTTGACCGTGTGGATCAGAAGGATCTAGTTACTTGGAACACGATGCTCACTGCGTATGCACAGTACGGACTTGGAAAGCAAGCAGTTGCCCATTTTGAGGAGATGAGGAAATGTGGCATTCAACTTAATCAGGTAACATTCCTTTCAATCTTGACTGCTTGCAGCCATGGAGGCCTGGTGAAGGAAGGGAAACACTACTTTGACATGATGAAGGACTACAATGTGGAGCCTGAGATCGATCATTATGTTAGTTTTGTTGATCTTCTTGGTCGAGCTGGTTTACTGAATGAAGCTTTGGTCTATGTCTTCAAAATGCCCATGAAACCAACAGCTGCTGTGTGGGGAGCCTTGCTTGGGGCTTGCAGAATGCATAAGAATGCTAAAATTGGGCAATTTGCTGCTGATCATGTCTTTGAACTTGACCCAGATGATACTGGTTCACCTGTGCTGTTGTATAACATATATGCTTCCACTGGGAAGTGGGATGATGCAGCTAGAGTGAGAAAGATGATGAAGGCAACTGGTGTAAAGAAGGAGCCCGCATGCAGTTGGGTTGAGATTGAGAATTCAGTTCACATGTTTGTGGCAGATGACGATACCCATCCGAATGCAGCAGAGATATATAGGATGTGGGAGGAGATAAACATGAGGATTAGAAAAGCAGGATATGCCCCCAATCCAGATCATGTGCTTCTGCACATAAACGAACAAGAGAGGGAGACAAAGTTGCAGTACCATAGCGAGAAGATTGCACTTGCATTTGCACTGATCAACATGCCTGCAGGGGCAATGATTCGGATCATGAAGAACATAAGGATATGTGGGGATTGCCACTCTGCTTTCAAGTATGTCTCCAAAGTTTTCGAGAGGGAGATTATTGTGAGGGACACTAATAGGTTCCACCATTTCAGCAATGGTTCTTGTTCTTGTGGAGATTACTGGTGA